A genomic region of uncultured Paludibaculum sp. contains the following coding sequences:
- a CDS encoding ABC transporter permease, with protein MLSDPIHRLRSLFCRNRVEQELDDELQFHLECETEKLVQRGLSHAEATRRARLSLGGAEQVKEHVREARGTRWLEDLAQDLRYAVRTSAKSPAFTLTVVATLALGIGATTALFSVAHAVLLRWLPVAHPQELVVLARDPNQPYVPHGRADYLRLRDYAGQSFQGVAAAHESGTAGFSMEQAGHSGAPIIVNLAYVSGTYFGVLGVQPTAGRMLVKEDEAAPGANRYVVLDHGFWQRQLGGDLTVLGRTVRLNSVLCTVVGIASPGFHGTQVGNTPDVYVPLTLYPSLVPTMRNNWDRRWRQWLTITARLRPGVTMAQAEAQVTSLLGDRAAESSRLGVTWGPGDGADRSWRPTLLPGAQGQSPLRTLYGKPLVVLLAAAGLLLVLSCANVAGLILTRAGSRQREIAMRLAVGASRGRVVRQLLTENLLLAALGGMVGVALGVGGSKALVNLLSMQMADVTLDVSPDPSVLAVSFVATVLAGLLFGLAPALRSSRQDLTEALKRSPSVFGRVQRRLSAREILVVAQVSLCLVLLVGVALLARSFAHLQTIDPGFARDGVLLVQVQPSQYGYQGARARAFYERLRERVAALPGVRAVGLSEETPLGGGNSGGTASAPGRFGVGAVEAYGVSAGYLAAMGIPLVSGRYFSVDDEVPGAPRVGLVTESLARRLFPGENPIGRRLSREEQYDARQSFEIVGVVGDARYFGLRTPPVPTVYVPLEPAVRSLALSVRTEGPPESLIPAVRRETAALDPAVPVLMAHTIRHRLDREVAQERLLSILVSGFGTLALVLVAVGLYGVLAQLVTSRTKEFGIRVALGARRSNIIGPVLGDMVRLVGGGAAIGLLGALASVRLLARFLYGVPPFDVPSFLMAFGVLSVVALVASGVPARRAAQVNPVVALRND; from the coding sequence ATGCTCAGCGATCCGATTCACCGCCTGCGGTCCCTATTCTGCAGGAACAGGGTCGAACAGGAACTGGACGACGAGTTGCAATTCCACCTGGAGTGCGAGACGGAGAAGCTGGTTCAACGGGGCCTGAGCCACGCCGAAGCCACACGCCGTGCACGCCTCTCCCTTGGCGGTGCCGAACAAGTGAAGGAACACGTCCGTGAGGCTCGGGGCACACGCTGGTTGGAGGACCTCGCACAGGACCTCCGTTACGCGGTACGGACTTCGGCGAAGAGCCCTGCATTCACGCTGACGGTGGTCGCCACGCTGGCGCTCGGCATCGGAGCTACGACGGCGCTGTTCAGTGTCGCGCATGCGGTTCTGTTGCGCTGGCTGCCGGTGGCCCATCCGCAGGAACTGGTGGTTCTTGCCCGGGACCCGAACCAGCCCTATGTGCCACACGGCCGCGCGGATTACCTCCGACTGCGGGACTACGCCGGTCAATCCTTTCAAGGCGTGGCGGCGGCGCACGAAAGCGGCACGGCAGGGTTCAGCATGGAACAGGCGGGCCACAGCGGAGCCCCCATCATCGTGAACCTCGCGTACGTATCCGGCACCTACTTTGGCGTGCTGGGCGTACAACCCACGGCAGGCCGGATGCTGGTGAAGGAGGATGAGGCCGCGCCCGGCGCGAACCGCTATGTGGTGCTCGACCACGGCTTCTGGCAACGGCAACTGGGCGGCGACCTGACCGTCCTGGGACGCACTGTGCGCCTGAATAGCGTGCTCTGCACCGTGGTCGGCATCGCGAGCCCAGGTTTCCACGGCACCCAAGTCGGCAACACGCCAGACGTCTATGTGCCGCTCACCTTATACCCGAGCCTGGTGCCGACCATGCGGAATAACTGGGACCGGCGGTGGCGCCAATGGCTCACCATCACCGCCCGGTTGCGGCCCGGTGTGACGATGGCGCAAGCCGAGGCTCAGGTCACCTCCCTGCTGGGCGATCGCGCGGCGGAGTCTTCCCGGCTGGGGGTGACCTGGGGGCCGGGTGATGGCGCGGACCGTAGCTGGAGGCCTACGCTGCTTCCGGGTGCGCAGGGGCAGTCTCCCCTGCGGACACTGTATGGCAAGCCACTCGTCGTGCTGCTAGCGGCAGCCGGACTGCTGCTGGTGCTCTCGTGCGCCAATGTCGCCGGCCTGATACTGACGCGGGCGGGCTCCCGCCAACGCGAAATCGCGATGCGGCTGGCCGTGGGTGCGAGCCGCGGCCGGGTGGTTCGACAACTACTGACGGAGAATCTGCTGCTGGCCGCGCTCGGCGGCATGGTAGGGGTTGCGTTGGGGGTGGGCGGGTCCAAGGCCCTGGTCAACCTTTTGTCGATGCAGATGGCTGATGTAACGCTGGATGTCTCCCCCGATCCATCGGTGTTGGCAGTCTCGTTCGTGGCAACCGTGCTGGCAGGGCTGCTTTTTGGTTTGGCCCCGGCACTTCGCTCCTCGCGGCAGGACCTCACGGAAGCACTCAAGCGGTCCCCGAGTGTGTTTGGCCGAGTGCAGAGGCGTTTGTCAGCGCGGGAGATCCTGGTAGTCGCGCAAGTGTCCCTCTGCCTGGTGCTGCTGGTGGGCGTTGCGCTGTTGGCCCGCAGCTTCGCCCATCTCCAGACGATCGATCCCGGTTTCGCGCGTGATGGCGTCCTCCTGGTGCAAGTGCAACCAAGCCAATACGGCTACCAGGGTGCCCGTGCCCGCGCCTTCTACGAGCGGTTGCGAGAGCGGGTCGCGGCCCTGCCCGGCGTGCGGGCTGTCGGGCTGTCCGAGGAGACTCCCTTGGGCGGCGGCAACTCCGGCGGTACGGCGTCGGCGCCCGGCCGGTTCGGCGTGGGGGCCGTGGAAGCCTATGGTGTCAGCGCTGGTTACCTGGCCGCCATGGGCATTCCCCTGGTTTCTGGCCGTTATTTCTCGGTAGACGACGAGGTGCCTGGCGCGCCTCGGGTCGGCCTTGTCACCGAGAGCCTCGCCAGGCGTCTATTTCCCGGCGAGAATCCGATTGGCCGCCGGCTCTCCCGGGAAGAGCAGTACGACGCCCGGCAGTCGTTCGAGATTGTGGGCGTGGTAGGCGATGCCCGCTACTTTGGACTCCGTACTCCGCCTGTGCCCACTGTGTACGTTCCGCTCGAGCCCGCGGTGAGGAGCTTAGCCTTGAGTGTGCGGACGGAGGGTCCGCCAGAGTCCCTGATCCCGGCGGTGCGCCGCGAGACGGCCGCGCTCGACCCCGCCGTGCCGGTTCTGATGGCCCACACGATCAGGCACCGGCTCGATCGGGAGGTGGCCCAGGAGCGGCTGCTTTCCATCCTGGTGAGCGGCTTCGGCACGCTGGCGCTGGTGCTGGTGGCCGTAGGGCTTTACGGCGTGCTCGCGCAGTTGGTGACAAGCCGAACGAAAGAGTTCGGCATTCGTGTGGCGCTCGGCGCCCGTCGCTCGAACATCATCGGCCCTGTGTTGGGCGACATGGTACGGCTGGTCGGGGGCGGAGCCGCGATTGGCCTGCTCGGCGCGCTTGCTTCGGTGCGCCTGCTGGCGCGGTTCCTGTATGGGGTACCACCGTTCGATGTGCCGTCGTTCCTGATGGCGTTCGGCGTCCTCAGCGTGGTTGCCCTGGTGGCGAGCGGGGTGCCGGCGCGGCGGGCGGCCCAGGTTAACCCTGTGGTGGCACTGCGGAACGACTAG
- a CDS encoding PadR family transcriptional regulator, with amino-acid sequence MSKQQSEVPYGTLDLLVLRTLAVMGPLHGYAIARRIEQVSGDALQLSQGSVHPALIRLEQEGWILTEWGISETNRKVKFYSITKAGRKQLLVEVANWEKATSLVARFLEES; translated from the coding sequence ATGTCGAAACAACAATCAGAAGTACCGTACGGGACGTTGGATCTGCTGGTGCTGCGGACGCTGGCCGTGATGGGGCCGCTGCACGGCTATGCCATTGCCCGGCGCATTGAACAGGTCTCCGGGGATGCGTTGCAGTTGAGCCAAGGGTCCGTGCATCCCGCGCTCATCCGGCTGGAGCAGGAGGGCTGGATCCTCACCGAATGGGGCATTTCCGAGACCAATCGCAAGGTAAAGTTCTACTCCATCACCAAGGCCGGCCGGAAACAGTTGCTGGTGGAGGTGGCGAACTGGGAGAAGGCCACATCGCTGGTGGCCCGTTTTCTGGAGGAATCATGA
- a CDS encoding ABC transporter permease — translation MTLRRAAHNLLALLRKRRLETELEGEIQAHLELAERDAVARGLSPEEARREARLRFGGVEQVKELHRERRSFVWLEALMRDLRYGLSSLARSPGFTASVVGVLALGIGANVAMFSVVDAVMLKPLPFAEPDRIVRVWEAPRPGVTNATSAANFLEWKRLATDFEALSAEQSISVALQNGGEPARLNGKAVTAEYFQVFGTQARLGRTFSEEEDQPSAERVIVLSHAAWQNDFGADPNVLTRRPMLDGEPYQVIGVLAPGAFDRDETKFWKPLVFTPVERTSKSHWLTVYGRLRGGATLTQVSERMQAVYAATMEKASEEDRQGAIVVEQLARLLVGANLQRSISIAFGAVALVLLIACANVANLLLAKGATRSRELAVRSALGASRGRLVAQLLTETLVLCLLGGAAGVALAGLLIRVATPVLKEALPFTAEVTLDLRVLGFAGAVALAVALLTGTFPALQTSFGSLAQSLNRAARGSSGSHALLRRAIVIGEVGLSLVLVCGALLLLKSLSKLQQIETGIRIEHVITTSVDLPKSSYPTPEKAAQFYDAVTERLQAVPGISRVAMTSHMPLQWIGNGEALREPGEQKLVRVRLKRVDPGYFQALGIPLLAGRGVTNRDTASAPRVIVINETLAARLKDVGRVQQAVGRRVRVSMPPFGDPTELMPEVEIAGVIRGERVGPPGMRDPPVVYVPLAQAPATHVKLIVLAQADAAGVVPTMREAMRAVDPNLPLGEVATLEQVRARTLSGASRPAWLIGVFAAIAALLAGIGLYGVISHTVSQRRREIGIRMALGARSRDVLSQVLQNALSLVCVGLGLGLLGAVALTRVMKSLLYEVSPMDPLAFAAGCLSMILVGLLAGWLPAHRAAGVDPVTTLRDEG, via the coding sequence ATGACACTGCGGCGGGCGGCCCACAACCTGCTGGCGCTGCTGCGCAAGCGGCGCCTGGAGACGGAACTCGAAGGCGAGATTCAGGCGCATCTGGAATTGGCCGAGCGAGACGCCGTGGCCCGCGGGCTTTCGCCGGAAGAGGCCCGGAGGGAGGCCCGCCTACGGTTTGGAGGAGTGGAGCAAGTGAAGGAACTACATCGCGAGCGGCGGAGCTTTGTGTGGCTGGAAGCGCTGATGCGGGATCTTCGATACGGGTTGTCGTCGCTGGCGCGGTCCCCCGGCTTCACGGCTTCCGTAGTGGGCGTGCTGGCGCTGGGCATCGGCGCCAACGTGGCCATGTTCAGCGTGGTGGACGCCGTGATGTTGAAGCCGCTGCCGTTCGCGGAACCGGACCGGATCGTGCGCGTGTGGGAGGCGCCCCGGCCCGGGGTGACGAACGCTACGAGCGCCGCGAATTTCCTGGAATGGAAGCGCCTGGCCACTGATTTTGAAGCGCTGTCGGCGGAGCAGTCCATCTCGGTTGCGCTGCAGAACGGCGGCGAACCGGCGCGGTTGAACGGCAAAGCGGTGACCGCTGAATACTTCCAGGTCTTCGGCACGCAGGCCAGGCTGGGCCGCACGTTCTCGGAGGAGGAAGATCAGCCGTCAGCGGAACGGGTGATTGTCCTGAGTCACGCCGCGTGGCAGAACGATTTCGGCGCTGATCCGAACGTCCTCACCCGCCGGCCGATGCTGGATGGCGAACCGTACCAGGTGATTGGCGTGCTGGCGCCCGGCGCCTTTGATCGCGACGAGACCAAGTTCTGGAAGCCGCTGGTGTTCACGCCCGTCGAGCGGACGAGTAAGAGCCATTGGCTCACCGTATACGGCCGTCTGCGAGGCGGAGCGACGTTGACCCAGGTGAGCGAACGAATGCAGGCCGTCTACGCGGCCACGATGGAGAAAGCATCGGAGGAGGACCGCCAGGGCGCCATTGTTGTGGAGCAGCTCGCCCGCCTGCTGGTGGGCGCCAACCTGCAACGCTCGATCTCGATCGCCTTTGGCGCGGTGGCGCTGGTGCTGCTGATCGCTTGCGCCAATGTGGCAAACCTGCTGCTGGCCAAGGGCGCAACACGTTCGAGAGAACTGGCCGTTCGTTCCGCACTCGGCGCGAGCCGGGGACGGCTGGTGGCACAGTTGCTCACGGAGACACTGGTGCTCTGCCTGCTGGGCGGCGCGGCGGGTGTTGCTCTGGCTGGATTGTTGATTCGCGTAGCGACACCGGTTTTGAAAGAGGCGCTGCCGTTCACGGCGGAGGTCACGCTGGATCTGCGCGTGCTGGGCTTCGCCGGTGCGGTTGCCTTGGCCGTGGCACTGCTCACCGGTACGTTTCCGGCGTTACAGACCTCGTTCGGCAGCCTGGCGCAGTCGTTGAACCGGGCGGCCCGCGGATCGTCCGGCTCGCACGCCCTTCTGCGGCGGGCGATCGTGATCGGTGAAGTCGGTTTGTCGCTGGTCCTGGTGTGCGGTGCTCTGTTGCTGTTGAAGAGCCTGTCGAAGCTCCAGCAGATCGAGACGGGCATCCGCATCGAGCACGTGATCACCACATCGGTGGATCTGCCCAAGTCTTCGTATCCGACTCCGGAGAAGGCGGCTCAATTCTACGACGCCGTGACGGAGCGGCTTCAGGCCGTGCCCGGCATCAGCCGGGTGGCAATGACTTCGCACATGCCTCTACAGTGGATCGGCAACGGTGAAGCGCTGCGAGAGCCTGGCGAGCAGAAGCTGGTGCGCGTGCGCCTGAAGCGAGTGGATCCAGGGTATTTTCAGGCACTCGGGATTCCGCTGCTGGCGGGCCGCGGGGTCACCAACCGGGACACGGCCAGTGCGCCGCGCGTCATTGTGATCAATGAGACGCTGGCCGCGCGGTTGAAAGATGTCGGCCGCGTGCAACAAGCCGTCGGCCGGCGAGTGCGCGTATCGATGCCACCCTTTGGGGACCCCACTGAACTGATGCCCGAGGTGGAGATTGCCGGCGTGATTCGAGGTGAGCGGGTAGGCCCGCCGGGCATGCGTGATCCACCGGTGGTCTACGTGCCGCTGGCCCAGGCGCCGGCCACACATGTCAAGCTGATCGTCCTGGCGCAGGCCGATGCGGCGGGTGTGGTGCCCACCATGCGCGAAGCCATGCGAGCCGTTGACCCGAATCTTCCATTGGGCGAAGTGGCCACGCTGGAGCAGGTGCGGGCGCGCACGCTGTCGGGCGCCAGCCGACCGGCCTGGTTGATCGGCGTCTTCGCCGCGATTGCCGCATTGCTGGCCGGCATCGGACTTTACGGTGTGATCTCGCACACCGTGTCGCAGCGGCGTAGAGAGATCGGCATCCGCATGGCGCTGGGTGCGCGTTCCCGTGACGTGCTCTCCCAGGTTCTGCAGAACGCGCTGTCGCTGGTGTGCGTTGGACTCGGATTGGGCCTGCTGGGCGCCGTGGCGCTGACGAGGGTCATGAAGAGCCTGCTGTACGAGGTATCGCCCATGGATCCGCTGGCGTTTGCCGCCGGCTGCCTTTCGATGATCCTGGTTGGATTGCTGGCAGGGTGGCTGCCCGCCCACCGCGCAGCCGGTGTGGACCCGGTGACCACGCTCCGCGACGAAGGTTGA
- a CDS encoding YgjV family protein — MDYFSPAQCAGYVALVLGVGAFLSRDDRRMKLLLSAESVVYGAHYLMLGNLAAAGSAGISAGRTYLSVRSRSLWLAAGAVALNVAVGLKVAHGGWGWLPVVASCVATVAFFTLEGVRLRLVLLTTTLMWLVNGYVSRSIGGTVLESLIATANVSTLVRMGLERVRARVHADCG, encoded by the coding sequence ATGGACTACTTTTCGCCGGCGCAATGTGCCGGGTACGTTGCGCTGGTGCTGGGCGTGGGGGCGTTTCTGAGTAGGGACGACCGGCGGATGAAGCTGCTGCTCTCGGCGGAGAGCGTGGTGTATGGGGCGCACTATCTGATGCTGGGGAACCTGGCGGCGGCGGGGTCGGCCGGAATCTCGGCTGGCAGGACCTACCTGTCCGTGCGTTCGCGGTCGTTGTGGCTGGCGGCGGGCGCGGTGGCATTGAATGTCGCAGTGGGGTTGAAGGTGGCCCACGGGGGCTGGGGGTGGCTGCCGGTCGTGGCGTCGTGCGTGGCAACGGTCGCGTTCTTCACCCTGGAGGGCGTGCGGTTGCGGTTGGTGCTGCTGACGACGACCCTGATGTGGCTGGTGAATGGGTATGTCAGCCGCTCGATCGGTGGCACGGTACTGGAGTCGCTGATCGCGACGGCGAACGTTTCGACGCTGGTGCGGATGGGCCTGGAGAGGGTGCGAGCAAGGGTCCACGCAGATTGTGGCTAA
- a CDS encoding ABC transporter permease: MLPEELRYSLRSLRRARGLTVTSILTVALGVGAGTSLFGVVKAVLLNPLPYPDPGRLAWVASVSNDRHEMRTSLPDFDDWRRQTRAFSQMGVYGEGPLLVGGGQVPQRSFGAVVSEEFFETLGVRPALGRVLSAEDHRHGGPLSTVVIGHGLWQRAYGADQAILGRQITVLGQKSTVIGVMPQGFAFPAGAEVWGSIRTLGEGDSRTAHNYWAVGRLRPGVTVEAAHREISAAARGLKQQFPDPFQTPDASVQLLTSHLVGSVRTPLLMLFAAVGLLLLIVCVNVANLLLVRVTARSRELTVHAAVGAQRWHLFRRLLIESLLLASAGGILGLLTASWSMDLLRVLLPAEVPRAADVRIDTGVVLVAVAFAALAGALFGILPAWRASQLNIHDILRSGSRGPVATRRSQRVQAALLVSEVALSTVLLAGAGLLLSSYARLKAVDPGFRPAGVLAVDLSWPVNDADRARLDSSYRRLLDRVRAMPGVEAAGTINDLPLDPIQRDGHFFIESRRDLRALDAGYLIVSPGLLETLGIPLLRGRRLTDSDSGEAPGVAIVNAEMARTFWPGRDPVGDRIWYDSFEPKEHWLTIIGVSSNVRQAGLTQPARPEAYVCYSQIQMKGQLGSGNLMVRSKGDPRRLAPALRTVIREVNPEAGVNFRTMDDVLADATSRQRFQLQVLGAFAALALILAAVGLYGVLSYTVTSNRAAIGVRIALGARPVEIFRMVARRALSMTVTGAAIGLACCLTVRGILQKVVFGIGPSDPAMLAAATAVMVGVALAACWFPARRAMLTDPAVSLREE, encoded by the coding sequence ATGTTACCAGAGGAGTTGCGGTATTCTCTGCGCTCTCTTCGCCGGGCCCGCGGCCTGACCGTGACCTCCATCCTCACCGTGGCTCTTGGCGTGGGCGCCGGTACGTCACTATTTGGTGTTGTTAAAGCGGTCCTCCTGAACCCGCTACCCTATCCCGATCCGGGGCGACTGGCTTGGGTTGCGAGTGTCAGCAACGACAGGCACGAGATGCGCACGTCCCTGCCCGACTTCGACGATTGGAGGCGGCAGACCAGGGCGTTCTCTCAGATGGGGGTTTACGGCGAAGGCCCCTTGCTGGTCGGCGGCGGCCAGGTGCCGCAACGCTCTTTCGGCGCCGTCGTGTCGGAGGAGTTTTTCGAGACCCTGGGCGTCCGGCCGGCCCTGGGCCGCGTTCTCTCCGCGGAAGACCATCGTCATGGTGGCCCGCTGTCGACCGTCGTGATCGGCCACGGCCTGTGGCAGCGGGCCTATGGCGCTGATCAGGCGATTCTCGGACGGCAGATCACCGTCCTTGGTCAGAAATCCACAGTCATCGGAGTCATGCCTCAAGGCTTTGCGTTTCCAGCGGGAGCGGAGGTATGGGGCTCGATTCGCACTCTCGGCGAAGGCGACTCACGGACTGCGCACAACTACTGGGCTGTGGGACGGCTTCGACCCGGCGTCACGGTGGAAGCTGCGCACCGCGAAATTAGCGCGGCCGCGCGCGGCCTCAAGCAGCAGTTCCCAGACCCATTTCAGACACCGGACGCCTCGGTGCAGTTGTTGACGTCGCACCTGGTCGGCAGTGTGCGCACGCCGCTGCTGATGCTGTTCGCCGCGGTTGGGCTACTTCTCCTCATCGTGTGTGTGAACGTGGCCAACCTGTTGCTGGTGCGCGTGACAGCACGCTCGCGGGAGTTGACCGTCCACGCGGCTGTGGGCGCACAGCGGTGGCACCTGTTCCGCCGCCTGTTGATCGAAAGTCTGCTGCTGGCCTCGGCCGGCGGTATCCTGGGTCTGTTGACGGCCTCTTGGTCGATGGATCTTCTCCGTGTGCTACTGCCAGCTGAAGTTCCGCGAGCCGCCGACGTGCGCATCGACACCGGTGTGGTGCTCGTCGCGGTGGCTTTCGCCGCCCTTGCGGGCGCGTTGTTCGGAATCCTTCCAGCTTGGCGGGCTTCGCAACTGAATATCCACGACATACTAAGGTCAGGCTCGCGCGGCCCGGTTGCGACGCGGCGGTCACAGCGCGTGCAGGCCGCCCTTTTGGTATCGGAAGTCGCTCTTTCCACGGTGTTGTTGGCCGGCGCCGGCCTGCTCTTGAGCAGCTATGCACGATTGAAGGCGGTGGATCCTGGTTTCCGGCCGGCAGGAGTTCTGGCGGTAGACCTCTCGTGGCCTGTCAATGACGCGGACCGCGCGCGTCTGGATTCCAGCTACCGCCGACTGCTCGATCGCGTCCGCGCAATGCCTGGTGTCGAGGCGGCCGGCACAATCAACGACCTTCCACTCGATCCAATCCAGCGCGACGGGCATTTCTTCATCGAAAGCCGGCGCGATCTGCGAGCGCTGGACGCTGGCTACCTAATCGTGAGCCCGGGCCTGCTGGAAACCCTTGGCATTCCCCTGTTGCGCGGGCGGCGGCTTACGGACAGCGACTCGGGCGAGGCTCCGGGTGTGGCTATCGTCAACGCGGAGATGGCGCGGACATTCTGGCCCGGCCGCGATCCCGTCGGCGACCGCATCTGGTACGACAGTTTCGAACCTAAAGAGCACTGGCTGACGATCATCGGGGTCTCTAGCAATGTCCGGCAGGCGGGACTCACGCAACCGGCGCGTCCTGAGGCCTACGTCTGCTATTCGCAGATCCAGATGAAAGGACAGCTCGGATCGGGAAACTTGATGGTGCGTTCGAAGGGCGATCCGCGACGGCTTGCACCCGCGTTGCGCACAGTGATTCGCGAGGTGAACCCCGAAGCAGGGGTCAACTTCCGAACCATGGATGATGTATTAGCAGACGCGACTTCGCGCCAGCGGTTTCAGTTGCAAGTACTAGGCGCCTTTGCCGCGCTGGCCCTGATCCTCGCCGCGGTGGGGCTCTACGGAGTGTTGTCATACACAGTCACGAGCAACCGTGCGGCGATCGGCGTGCGCATAGCTTTGGGTGCGCGGCCGGTGGAGATATTCCGGATGGTGGCCCGGCGGGCTCTGTCCATGACGGTGACGGGAGCGGCCATCGGGCTGGCGTGTTGCCTCACCGTGCGGGGCATACTGCAAAAGGTGGTATTCGGAATCGGACCGAGCGACCCGGCGATGCTCGCGGCAGCGACGGCTGTGATGGTCGGTGTGGCGCTGGCCGCATGCTGGTTCCCAGCCCGCCGCGCCATGCTAACGGACCCGGCGGTTTCGCTTCGCGAAGAGTGA
- a CDS encoding ISNCY family transposase, producing MMKLQEVLLKAMAKKITWWSAAEIIGVSDRTMRRWRERLEEHGYSGLADRRKGRPSDKRVPLAMAEEVLRLYQETYYDLNMRHFHEKLREQHGIQLSYTWVQKALQGAGLVAKRGRRAKHRRRREPRPLPGMLLHIDGSKHQWFSDERWYDLIVILDDATKEIYYAQLVEEESTRTVMAGLRHVIESKGLFCALYSDRGSHFFVTPKAGGKVDKGRLTQVGRAMKELGVQMIAAYSPQARGRSERSFGTWQGRLPQELRLAGITTAERANEFLAERYIGEFNEKFTVEAKETGTAFRKTTRADLNWVFTVQTERVVDRDNTVAIGDQSWQLEKSRFRHSLAKSTVTIHEHLDGTVSIRFGPHVVGRYTAEGARLRDTRQSRKEDCGKGGPEEAEENREAVSHGSHRPLEIPPSRDSHFPTAPTTTRKVRPKTRKPPSASRKGSSGAVN from the coding sequence ATGATGAAGCTACAAGAAGTGCTGCTGAAGGCCATGGCGAAGAAGATCACATGGTGGAGCGCGGCGGAGATCATCGGAGTGAGCGACCGAACGATGCGACGCTGGCGGGAGAGGCTGGAAGAGCACGGCTATTCGGGCTTGGCCGACCGGCGGAAAGGCAGGCCGAGTGACAAGAGGGTGCCCTTGGCGATGGCGGAGGAGGTGTTGCGGCTGTACCAGGAAACCTACTATGACCTGAACATGCGGCACTTTCACGAGAAGCTGCGCGAGCAACACGGCATCCAGCTGAGCTACACGTGGGTGCAGAAGGCGCTGCAGGGTGCGGGCTTGGTGGCCAAGCGGGGTAGGCGGGCCAAGCATCGGCGGAGACGGGAGCCTCGACCGCTGCCGGGGATGCTGCTGCACATCGACGGGAGCAAGCACCAGTGGTTCAGCGATGAGCGATGGTATGACCTGATCGTGATCCTGGATGATGCGACGAAGGAGATCTACTACGCACAGTTGGTGGAGGAGGAATCGACGCGGACGGTGATGGCGGGCCTGCGGCATGTGATTGAGTCGAAGGGTCTGTTCTGTGCGTTGTACAGCGACCGGGGCAGCCACTTTTTCGTGACGCCGAAAGCGGGCGGGAAGGTTGATAAGGGCCGTCTGACGCAGGTTGGGCGAGCGATGAAGGAGTTGGGCGTGCAGATGATCGCGGCCTACTCGCCACAAGCGCGAGGCCGGTCAGAGCGGAGCTTCGGGACCTGGCAGGGCCGACTGCCACAGGAGTTGCGGCTGGCGGGGATCACCACCGCGGAAAGGGCCAATGAGTTCTTGGCCGAACGTTACATTGGCGAGTTCAACGAGAAGTTCACGGTTGAGGCGAAGGAGACAGGGACGGCGTTTCGGAAGACGACGCGCGCCGATCTGAACTGGGTGTTCACGGTGCAGACTGAGCGCGTGGTAGATCGGGATAACACGGTGGCGATCGGCGACCAGAGCTGGCAACTGGAGAAGAGCCGTTTCCGCCACTCCCTGGCGAAGAGCACAGTGACCATTCACGAGCACCTGGATGGAACGGTGTCGATCCGATTTGGACCGCATGTGGTAGGCCGCTACACAGCCGAGGGCGCACGATTGCGGGACACTCGACAATCACGAAAGGAAGACTGTGGAAAAGGCGGGCCCGAGGAAGCCGAGGAAAACCGCGAGGCGGTTTCCCACGGCTCCCACCGTCCCTTGGAAATCCCGCCGAGCCGGGATTCCCACTTTCCCACCGCCCCGACGACGACGAGAAAGGTACGTCCGAAGACCCGGAAGCCGCCTTCGGCGAGCAGAAAAGGATCATCGGGTGCGGTCAACTGA
- a CDS encoding DUF2087 domain-containing protein — protein MSRVSIPFSAGDLSALARSLRDQLVQCDHTPSHLELLNMLARCAGHRNYQSLRAQAAAENRLHQAQPAPAPVDYVLVKRLAAYFDARGRLKSWPAKESLRETCLWVFWSRLPAKQSLSEAQLSTQLRTDHLFGDHALLRRELCDHGLVSRTPDGRQYRRVERQPPAEAAALIHHLRPRLAAAEGRTQ, from the coding sequence ATGTCCAGAGTTTCCATTCCATTTTCCGCCGGGGATCTTTCCGCCCTGGCGCGATCGTTACGGGATCAACTCGTCCAATGCGATCACACGCCCAGCCATCTTGAACTGCTGAACATGCTGGCGCGCTGCGCCGGCCATCGGAACTACCAGAGCCTGCGCGCGCAGGCCGCCGCCGAGAACCGCCTGCACCAGGCGCAGCCTGCTCCCGCGCCGGTGGACTACGTTCTGGTGAAGCGATTGGCTGCGTACTTCGACGCGCGCGGACGGCTGAAGAGCTGGCCGGCCAAGGAGAGTCTGCGTGAGACCTGCCTGTGGGTATTCTGGTCGAGGCTACCGGCGAAACAGTCTTTGAGCGAGGCGCAGCTCAGCACCCAACTGCGGACCGATCATCTGTTCGGCGACCACGCGCTGTTGCGGCGCGAGCTGTGCGACCACGGGCTGGTGAGCCGGACTCCGGATGGACGGCAGTACCGGCGCGTCGAGCGCCAGCCGCCGGCAGAAGCCGCCGCCTTGATCCACCATCTCAGGCCACGCCTCGCCGCGGCGGAGGGGCGGACGCAATGA